A genomic stretch from Desulfolutivibrio sulfodismutans DSM 3696 includes:
- a CDS encoding ABC transporter ATP-binding protein encodes MSIPKLELVSLAKEYNDGAVVAVDGIDLCVAPGETIALLGPSGCGKSTTLNMIVGLEAPTSGDIHIDGQSIVNIPPGKRNVGLVFQDYAVFPSMTVRQNLAFGLVVRKAAKDDIDRAVDEVAELLGMGGRLHVRARDLGGSEMQRVAIGRTLVTKPAVLLLDEPLSNLEAAARLTMRRELRRLQSEIGLTIIYVTHDQIEALSLADRIAVMHAGKILQVEKTSVICERPDHVYVAGFLGSPPMNLLAGEIAPGVADAAGPAFIHGPLTLALPADCPLKKGSYTLGLRPESLRLAPESGAPLAGTVSLVEFRGGDVVVTVDVASVKLDVILPATERPAMGQSVGVDFDPDSLVFFGGDSNRRLDASPMGRPL; translated from the coding sequence ATGAGCATCCCCAAACTCGAACTGGTGTCCCTGGCCAAAGAATACAACGACGGGGCCGTGGTGGCCGTGGACGGCATCGACTTATGCGTGGCCCCCGGGGAGACCATCGCCCTGCTCGGCCCCTCGGGCTGCGGCAAGTCCACCACCCTGAACATGATCGTGGGCCTGGAAGCGCCCACCTCGGGCGACATCCACATCGACGGGCAGTCCATCGTGAACATCCCCCCAGGGAAACGCAACGTAGGCCTGGTGTTCCAGGATTATGCGGTCTTTCCCTCCATGACCGTGCGCCAGAACCTGGCCTTCGGCCTGGTGGTGCGCAAGGCCGCCAAAGACGACATCGATCGGGCCGTGGATGAGGTCGCCGAGCTTTTGGGCATGGGCGGCCGACTCCATGTCCGGGCCCGGGATCTCGGCGGTTCCGAGATGCAGCGGGTGGCCATCGGCCGCACCCTGGTGACCAAACCGGCCGTGCTGCTTTTGGACGAACCTCTGTCCAACCTGGAGGCCGCCGCCCGGCTGACCATGCGCCGGGAGCTGCGGCGGCTGCAAAGCGAAATCGGCCTGACCATCATCTACGTCACCCACGACCAGATCGAGGCCCTGTCCCTGGCCGACCGCATTGCCGTGATGCATGCCGGAAAGATCCTGCAGGTGGAAAAAACCAGCGTCATCTGTGAACGACCGGACCACGTCTACGTGGCCGGATTTTTGGGCTCGCCGCCCATGAACCTGCTTGCCGGGGAGATCGCGCCTGGCGTGGCCGACGCGGCGGGACCGGCCTTCATCCATGGCCCCCTGACCCTGGCCCTGCCTGCGGACTGCCCCCTGAAAAAGGGCTCCTACACCCTGGGGCTGCGGCCCGAGTCCCTGCGGCTGGCCCCGGAATCCGGGGCTCCCCTGGCCGGGACGGTCTCCCTGGTGGAATTTCGGGGCGGCGACGTGGTGGTCACCGTGGATGTCGCCTCGGTCAAACTGGATGTCATCCTCCCCGCCACCGAGCGTCCCGCCATGGGGCAGTCCGTGGGGGTGGATTTCGACCCGGATTCCCTGGTCTTTTTCGGCGGCGACAGCAACCGCAGACTGGACGCAAGCCCCATGGGGAGGCCCCTGTGA
- a CDS encoding ABC transporter ATP-binding protein, translated as MIDTAPGGQTAPVLALENLTKSFRGKIALEGVSFSVPKASLTVILGHAGAGKTTTLRLIAGLDQPDAGRVLLAGRDVAGWEPKDRDIAMIFDNLALYPNKTGFENIANPLLIRKTPRPEIAERVQAMAKVLKIGHTLGRLPATMSGGERQRIALGRALIRTPSLFLLDEPLSSLDAKLRIELRAELRRLQSEHGYSFLMATPDFNEALAIADTVIMLRQGKVVQIATPQALYDQPVDRETARAVGAPLINILPARLDPDGGTIQVAGWRLPVPGHLHAALAASPDGFELGIRPENLGLVDIPGADLTGMVSDVEPLGLKSVLTVKKGEAEVRVLVESAAAKTVAVGREIGLCVKHPFLLHAFAAASGRRLAA; from the coding sequence GTGATCGACACCGCGCCTGGCGGCCAGACGGCCCCGGTCCTGGCCCTGGAAAATCTGACGAAAAGCTTCCGGGGCAAGATCGCCCTGGAGGGCGTCTCCTTCTCGGTCCCCAAGGCCTCGCTGACGGTCATCCTGGGCCATGCCGGGGCGGGCAAGACCACCACCTTGCGCCTCATCGCCGGGCTGGATCAGCCCGACGCCGGGCGGGTGCTCCTGGCGGGCCGGGACGTGGCCGGGTGGGAGCCCAAAGACCGCGACATCGCCATGATCTTCGACAATCTGGCCCTGTATCCGAACAAGACCGGCTTCGAGAACATCGCAAATCCCCTTTTGATCCGAAAGACGCCCCGCCCGGAGATCGCGGAGAGGGTCCAGGCCATGGCCAAGGTGCTGAAAATCGGCCACACCCTGGGACGGCTTCCGGCAACCATGAGCGGCGGCGAGCGGCAGCGCATCGCCCTGGGCCGGGCGCTCATCCGCACGCCGAGCCTGTTTCTTTTGGACGAACCCCTCTCCAGCCTGGACGCCAAGCTGCGCATCGAACTGCGCGCCGAACTGCGACGTCTGCAAAGCGAGCACGGCTATTCCTTCCTCATGGCCACCCCGGACTTCAACGAGGCCCTGGCCATCGCCGACACGGTGATCATGCTGCGCCAGGGGAAGGTGGTCCAGATCGCCACGCCCCAGGCGCTCTACGACCAGCCCGTGGACCGGGAGACGGCCCGGGCCGTGGGCGCGCCGCTGATCAACATCCTCCCGGCCCGCCTCGATCCTGACGGCGGGACCATCCAGGTCGCGGGATGGCGGCTGCCTGTCCCGGGGCATCTGCATGCGGCCCTGGCCGCCAGTCCGGATGGATTCGAGCTGGGCATCCGGCCCGAGAACCTGGGGCTCGTGGACATCCCCGGGGCGGACCTGACCGGGATGGTGTCCGATGTCGAACCCCTGGGACTGAAGTCCGTGCTGACGGTGAAAAAGGGCGAGGCCGAGGTGCGCGTCCTGGTGGAGAGTGCTGCGGCCAAGACCGTGGCCGTGGGCCGGGAGATCGGCCTGTGCGTCAAGCACCCCTTTCTGCTGCACGCCTTTGCTGCGGCCTCAGGCCGACGCTTGGCGGCCTGA
- a CDS encoding radical SAM protein has product MIKIFVTYRCNLACPYCFATRMRQEYPGDMTRETFARLLSWMRGAGLPAAAFIGGEPTLHPELPEMIEATVAAGIPAALFTNGLFPVSLADRLAPLVSNFVVNYNDPAGYAPAQAAMLHATLTRLRQLGARVAFSKNFSRDSLDYDYLLDALDRYGVTTVRYDISRPNHDADNDHFTLDDTRRIMSHAACFVKACEARGVRTGLDCSVRLCDLYDEDRRYLERVSMKFSGVCHPCADVHPDLSASYCLPMRGISIPDVTAFADHAALMWRLAEAARPIRLANVSAACFECKDFMRRCQGGCMALMRTASPATGEGEAGGARQAAPAEAGTP; this is encoded by the coding sequence ATGATCAAGATATTCGTCACGTACCGGTGCAACCTGGCCTGCCCCTACTGCTTCGCCACGCGGATGCGGCAGGAATACCCCGGGGACATGACCCGGGAGACGTTCGCCAGGCTTCTTTCGTGGATGCGCGGGGCCGGGCTCCCGGCGGCGGCCTTCATCGGCGGCGAACCGACCCTGCATCCGGAACTGCCGGAGATGATCGAGGCCACGGTGGCCGCAGGCATCCCGGCGGCGCTTTTCACCAACGGCCTGTTCCCGGTCTCCCTGGCGGATCGCCTCGCCCCCCTGGTCTCCAACTTCGTGGTCAACTACAATGATCCCGCCGGATATGCTCCGGCCCAGGCCGCCATGCTCCACGCCACCCTTACCCGGCTGCGCCAGCTCGGGGCCAGGGTGGCCTTCTCCAAAAACTTCTCCCGGGACAGCCTGGACTACGACTATCTGCTTGATGCCCTGGACCGCTACGGCGTGACCACCGTGCGCTACGACATCTCCCGCCCAAACCACGACGCGGACAACGACCATTTCACCCTGGACGACACCCGGCGGATCATGTCCCATGCGGCCTGCTTCGTGAAGGCCTGCGAGGCCCGGGGGGTGCGCACGGGACTGGACTGCAGCGTACGCCTGTGCGACCTGTACGACGAGGATCGACGCTACCTGGAACGGGTTTCCATGAAATTTTCCGGGGTCTGCCATCCCTGCGCCGACGTGCATCCCGACCTGTCCGCCTCCTATTGCCTGCCCATGCGCGGCATCAGCATTCCCGACGTGACGGCCTTTGCCGATCATGCCGCCCTCATGTGGCGGCTGGCCGAGGCGGCGCGGCCCATCCGGCTTGCCAATGTCTCGGCGGCATGTTTCGAATGCAAGGACTTCATGCGGCGCTGCCAGGGGGGCTGCATGGCCCTTATGCGAACCGCTTCCCCTGCAACCGGGGAGGGCGAGGCGGGCGGCGCCCGACAGGCCGCCCCGGCGGAGGCCGGAACCCCATGA
- a CDS encoding molybdopterin-dependent oxidoreductase yields the protein MSDIKTVITTCTRDCPNACGLVATVRNGRLTGLAGNPAHPLTRGVACVKAARYVKRVYGPERITHPMIRVHGRWVRTGWDEALDLVAERLKKYASESGTESILYYQGYGERTALKLLNKYFFNLFGGVTTLRGSLCGGTGQASQNLDLGERISHDPLDHYHSQAMILWARNPVSTNISLTAIARDIRKRGGTVLLIDPMRSKSAVLADHHIAPRPGGDVFLAMAAAKLVLAAGAEDREFLARHAVGLEAYLEILAGFSVDDLCRRAGVSRGEAELLAETLMAKKPASILLGWGLHRHEYAHYGIRAIDALGAICGNLGVPGGGVSQGFEEYGPYDQTLWGDGLNPPRRTLLLPVIGQEILAAKDPAIRMIYVTAANPLCMAPNTAAVAAAFRKAEFVVYSGHYMDDTSDFAHVFLPATTFLEETDVMASYGHNYVGPVNPAIAPVGECKSEFRMFYELAARFPFAADFRKSEEAWLSELCAPVWEQGGDPDTLRKEAFRLNAPMVPYADKVFPTPSGKFQFMTAFDPSRIPEPDPAYPYRLLTIAPHGYICSERTMADHEPLPVVRLAASEAARRGLADGRPVVVKSLLGEALATLRAEEGLRPDILVADRGGWTKAGHGLNRLTRDMASRVGNGTPYYETAVTVNPVLSDVSMGRRILVVQHSDRAPGGDFVKGLARLGAILTTVQPAKGQGLPPSPEGFDALVVLGGPQHAYDDAASPHFPALLALMRAFDAENRPVAGICLGAQLLARAHGGRPWPMGRLEFGFTPLEATAEGEADPVLGPALPLPRLMEFHEDSFDLPPGAVALVAGQDCPNQCFRVGAASYGFQFHLEVDSVIASNWITLFRQGGIETYAPYREAYDETYFAGLAADLPVLVAESQEFCRRVVRNWLALA from the coding sequence ATGAGCGACATCAAGACCGTGATCACCACCTGCACCAGGGACTGTCCCAACGCCTGCGGCCTGGTGGCCACCGTCCGCAACGGCCGGCTGACCGGACTGGCCGGAAACCCCGCCCACCCGCTGACCCGGGGCGTGGCCTGCGTCAAGGCCGCCCGCTACGTCAAGCGGGTCTATGGCCCGGAACGGATCACCCACCCCATGATCCGGGTTCACGGCCGCTGGGTCCGGACGGGTTGGGACGAGGCCCTGGACCTGGTGGCCGAACGCCTGAAGAAGTACGCTTCAGAGTCCGGAACGGAATCTATTTTGTATTACCAAGGGTATGGCGAAAGGACGGCGCTCAAGCTTCTCAACAAATATTTCTTCAACCTTTTCGGGGGAGTGACCACCCTGCGCGGCTCCCTGTGCGGCGGCACAGGGCAGGCCTCCCAGAACCTGGACCTGGGCGAACGCATCTCCCACGACCCCCTGGACCATTACCACAGCCAGGCCATGATCCTGTGGGCCAGAAACCCCGTGTCCACCAACATCAGCCTCACGGCCATCGCCCGGGACATCCGCAAGCGCGGGGGCACGGTCCTGCTCATCGATCCCATGCGCAGCAAATCGGCGGTCCTGGCCGACCACCATATCGCCCCCCGGCCGGGCGGCGACGTCTTCCTGGCCATGGCCGCCGCCAAGCTGGTGCTGGCCGCCGGGGCCGAAGACCGGGAGTTTCTGGCCCGGCATGCCGTGGGCCTGGAGGCCTATCTGGAGATTCTGGCGGGCTTTTCCGTGGACGACCTGTGCCGCCGGGCCGGGGTGTCCCGGGGGGAGGCGGAGCTTCTGGCCGAGACGCTCATGGCCAAAAAACCCGCCTCCATCCTGCTCGGCTGGGGCCTGCACCGCCATGAATACGCCCACTACGGCATCCGGGCCATCGACGCCCTGGGGGCCATCTGCGGCAACCTGGGCGTGCCCGGCGGCGGGGTGAGCCAGGGCTTCGAGGAATACGGCCCCTATGACCAAACCCTGTGGGGCGACGGCCTCAACCCGCCGCGCCGCACCCTGCTTTTGCCGGTCATCGGCCAGGAGATCCTGGCGGCCAAAGACCCGGCCATCCGCATGATCTACGTCACGGCGGCCAACCCCCTGTGCATGGCCCCCAACACCGCCGCGGTGGCCGCCGCCTTCCGCAAGGCCGAGTTCGTGGTCTATTCCGGCCACTACATGGACGACACCTCGGACTTCGCCCACGTCTTTTTGCCCGCCACCACCTTCCTGGAAGAGACCGACGTCATGGCCAGCTACGGGCACAACTACGTGGGGCCGGTCAATCCGGCCATCGCGCCCGTGGGCGAATGCAAATCGGAATTTCGCATGTTTTACGAGTTGGCGGCGCGCTTCCCCTTTGCGGCGGACTTCCGCAAAAGCGAAGAGGCGTGGCTAAGCGAGTTGTGCGCCCCGGTGTGGGAGCAGGGCGGCGATCCGGACACGCTCCGAAAGGAGGCCTTCCGCCTAAACGCCCCCATGGTCCCCTATGCGGACAAGGTCTTCCCCACGCCGTCGGGAAAATTCCAGTTCATGACCGCGTTTGATCCGTCCCGCATTCCCGAACCCGACCCGGCCTATCCCTACCGGCTTCTGACCATCGCCCCCCACGGCTACATCTGCTCCGAGAGGACCATGGCCGACCACGAGCCCCTGCCCGTGGTCCGGCTGGCCGCATCCGAGGCCGCCCGGCGGGGCCTGGCCGACGGCAGGCCGGTTGTGGTGAAAAGCTTGCTTGGCGAGGCCCTGGCTACCTTGCGTGCCGAGGAGGGCCTGCGCCCGGACATCCTGGTGGCCGACCGGGGAGGCTGGACCAAGGCCGGGCACGGCCTCAACCGCCTGACCAGGGATATGGCCAGCCGGGTGGGCAACGGCACGCCGTATTACGAAACAGCCGTTACTGTGAATCCTGTATTAAGTGACGTATCGATGGGGCGGCGCATCCTGGTGGTGCAACACAGCGACCGGGCCCCGGGCGGGGATTTCGTCAAGGGGCTGGCCCGGCTGGGCGCGATCCTGACCACGGTCCAACCGGCAAAGGGACAAGGGCTTCCCCCGTCTCCCGAGGGGTTCGACGCCCTGGTGGTCCTGGGCGGGCCGCAGCACGCTTACGACGACGCGGCCTCGCCGCACTTCCCGGCCCTGCTTGCGCTCATGCGGGCCTTTGACGCCGAGAACCGGCCCGTGGCCGGCATCTGCCTGGGGGCGCAGCTTTTGGCCCGGGCCCATGGCGGCAGGCCGTGGCCCATGGGCCGGTTGGAATTCGGATTCACGCCGCTTGAGGCCACCGCCGAAGGGGAGGCCGACCCGGTGCTTGGGCCCGCCCTGCCCCTGCCCCGGCTCATGGAGTTTCACGAGGACAGCTTCGACCTGCCCCCGGGGGCCGTGGCCCTGGTCGCCGGGCAGGACTGCCCCAACCAATGCTTCCGGGTCGGGGCCGCCTCCTATGGCTTCCAGTTCCACCTGGAGGTCGATTCGGTGATCGCCAGCAACTGGATCACGCTCTTCCGGCAGGGGGGCATCGAGACCTACGCCCCCTACCGTGAGGCCTACGACGAGACGTATTTCGCCGGGCTTGCCGCCGATCTGCCCGTGCTGGTGGCCGAGTCTCAGGAGTTCTGCCGCCGGGTGGTCCGGAACTGGCTGGCCCTGGCCTGA
- a CDS encoding PAS domain S-box protein, whose product MPTATALIQNIALLLTGALLFEALMQEPQGKPEGLPRQLALGAGLGVLGLAVMLTPWTFSPGVVFDTRSVMLGISGLFFGAVPTLTAMAATASFRLFQGGAGAWTGVSVILASGLIGIAWRHLRGRPREYGRPFRELFLFGLTVHVAMLALMLTLPWDTALSVLSRISLPVLAIYPLGTALFGLMLVKRMQGEQARADLEASEARYRLLVETANEGIWSMDATHATTFVNQSMANMLGYTPQDMLGRKVEDFFFVEDMASHAQRMQQRHTGVDEIYERRFRRKDGSALWTLVAAKVLKDGADRFVGSFAMFTDITERKRAEQDLKNESARRRALMDTSNDGIVVINAEHQVVDVNRRFADMLGCGVDDVMHMHTWDWEACQTEEDIRANFADLTRLNSVFESRHRRRDGSEYDVEISACGALVAGDPLVLCLCRDITERKRMEDVLRFLAQTGSGPASEPFFHALARYLAQNLGMDFVCIDRLEGEGLTARTVAVWCDGHFEDNVAYALKDTPCGEVAGKMVCCFPANVRRLFPHDHVLTELRAESYVGVTLFGHTGQPIGLIAVIGRSPLANRALAESTLRLAAVRAAGELERLDDEAALRQAKEQAEAASQAKSEFLANMSHEIRTPLNGVLGMLQLIKTTPLDAEQEGYADMAVQSSQRLTRLLSDILDLSRIEAGRLAIQAEPFSLSEALRAVEQLFLPTARQTGVEFLLHIEPDIPDRLIGDTLRLQQVLNNFVGNAFKFTSSGSVAVQASKMPPTDGARCRVLFMVSDTGCGIPEDKIDTLFKPFIQASAGYTRTHQGAGLGLAICKHLVRLMGGELALDSTVGEGTTMYVTLPFPTASPLPRPERPPGEALPSLNGLRVLLADDDLISTLAATKLMELGGASVTVAEDGAQALAALRRAPFDLVLMDIQMPVMDGLESTRAIRNGEAGEDARDIPIVALTAYAMSGDKEQFLAAGMDGYVSKPVSLAELARVIMASTRPGAG is encoded by the coding sequence ATGCCAACCGCCACCGCGCTTATACAAAACATTGCCCTGCTCCTGACCGGGGCGCTTCTGTTCGAGGCCCTGATGCAGGAACCGCAGGGAAAACCGGAGGGGCTGCCCAGACAGCTCGCGCTGGGGGCGGGGCTGGGCGTGTTGGGCCTGGCGGTCATGCTCACGCCCTGGACCTTTTCCCCGGGCGTGGTTTTCGACACCCGCTCGGTCATGCTGGGCATCTCCGGCCTGTTTTTCGGCGCCGTGCCCACCCTGACGGCCATGGCCGCGACCGCCTCCTTCCGGCTCTTCCAGGGAGGGGCCGGGGCCTGGACCGGGGTGTCCGTGATCCTGGCCTCCGGGCTCATCGGAATCGCCTGGCGGCATCTGCGCGGACGGCCCCGGGAATACGGGCGGCCATTCCGGGAACTGTTCCTTTTCGGCCTGACCGTTCACGTCGCCATGCTGGCCCTGATGCTGACGCTTCCCTGGGACACCGCCCTCTCCGTCCTGTCCCGCATCTCGCTTCCGGTGCTTGCGATCTACCCTCTGGGCACGGCGCTTTTCGGCCTCATGCTCGTCAAAAGGATGCAGGGCGAACAGGCGCGGGCCGACCTGGAGGCCAGCGAGGCTAGGTACCGCCTGCTGGTGGAGACCGCCAACGAGGGAATCTGGTCCATGGACGCCACCCATGCGACCACCTTCGTCAACCAAAGCATGGCCAACATGCTCGGATATACGCCGCAGGACATGCTGGGGCGGAAGGTTGAGGACTTTTTTTTCGTCGAGGACATGGCATCCCACGCCCAGCGTATGCAGCAGCGCCACACAGGGGTCGATGAGATCTACGAACGCCGCTTTCGGCGCAAGGACGGCTCCGCGCTCTGGACCCTGGTGGCCGCAAAGGTGCTCAAGGACGGCGCGGACCGGTTCGTCGGCTCGTTCGCCATGTTCACGGACATCACCGAACGCAAGCGCGCCGAACAGGACTTGAAAAACGAGTCCGCCCGCCGCCGCGCCTTGATGGACACCAGCAACGACGGAATCGTGGTCATCAATGCAGAGCATCAGGTCGTGGACGTGAACCGGCGCTTTGCCGACATGCTGGGATGCGGCGTCGACGACGTGATGCACATGCACACCTGGGATTGGGAAGCCTGTCAGACCGAGGAAGACATCCGCGCCAATTTTGCGGACTTGACGCGCTTAAACAGCGTGTTCGAAAGCCGCCACCGGCGCCGGGACGGATCGGAATACGACGTGGAGATCAGCGCATGCGGGGCCTTGGTGGCCGGTGACCCCCTGGTGTTATGCCTGTGCCGGGACATCACCGAGCGCAAGCGGATGGAAGACGTGTTGCGGTTTCTGGCCCAAACCGGCAGCGGGCCCGCCAGCGAGCCGTTTTTCCACGCCCTGGCCAGGTATCTGGCCCAGAACCTGGGCATGGACTTCGTCTGCATCGACCGTCTCGAAGGGGAAGGATTGACCGCCCGGACGGTAGCCGTCTGGTGCGACGGCCATTTCGAGGACAATGTGGCGTATGCCCTCAAAGACACGCCCTGCGGCGAGGTGGCGGGCAAAATGGTCTGCTGCTTCCCCGCCAACGTGCGTCGACTTTTCCCGCACGACCATGTGCTTACGGAACTGCGGGCGGAAAGCTATGTCGGCGTGACCCTGTTCGGGCACACCGGGCAGCCCATCGGCCTGATCGCGGTTATCGGGCGCAGCCCCCTGGCGAACCGCGCATTGGCCGAGTCGACCCTGAGACTGGCGGCCGTCCGGGCCGCCGGAGAACTGGAGCGCCTGGACGACGAAGCGGCGCTACGCCAGGCCAAAGAGCAGGCCGAGGCCGCCAGCCAGGCCAAGTCCGAATTCCTGGCCAACATGAGCCACGAGATCCGAACCCCCCTCAACGGCGTTCTGGGCATGCTCCAGCTCATAAAGACCACGCCCCTGGACGCCGAGCAGGAGGGATATGCCGACATGGCCGTCCAATCCTCGCAACGGCTGACCCGGCTTCTCTCGGACATCCTGGATCTTTCCCGGATCGAGGCGGGCAGGCTGGCCATCCAGGCCGAGCCCTTCAGCCTGTCCGAGGCGTTGCGGGCGGTTGAACAGCTGTTCCTCCCCACCGCGCGCCAGACCGGCGTCGAATTCCTGCTCCACATCGAACCGGACATCCCCGACCGTCTGATCGGCGACACCCTGCGCCTGCAGCAGGTGCTCAACAATTTCGTGGGCAACGCCTTCAAGTTCACTTCCTCCGGGAGCGTCGCCGTGCAGGCCTCGAAAATGCCGCCCACGGATGGTGCCCGCTGCCGCGTCCTGTTCATGGTGTCGGACACCGGGTGCGGCATCCCCGAGGACAAGATCGACACCCTGTTCAAGCCGTTCATCCAGGCCAGCGCGGGCTACACCCGGACACACCAGGGGGCGGGCCTCGGCCTGGCCATTTGCAAGCACCTCGTGCGCCTCATGGGGGGCGAACTCGCCCTGGACAGCACGGTCGGCGAGGGAACCACCATGTACGTCACCCTGCCCTTCCCCACGGCGTCGCCCCTCCCCAGGCCGGAGCGCCCGCCCGGGGAGGCCCTGCCTTCTCTCAACGGCCTACGGGTACTCCTGGCCGACGATGACCTGATCAGCACCCTTGCCGCCACAAAGCTGATGGAACTGGGCGGGGCTTCGGTGACCGTGGCCGAAGACGGGGCCCAGGCCCTGGCCGCCTTGCGCCGCGCCCCCTTCGACCTCGTGCTGATGGACATCCAGATGCCGGTCATGGACGGATTGGAGTCCACCCGGGCCATCCGTAACGGCGAGGCCGGGGAAGACGCCAGGGATATCCCCATCGTCGCCCTGACGGCTTACGCCATGTCCGGCGACAAGGAACAGTTCCTTGCGGCCGGGATGGACGGATACGTCTCCAAACCCGTCTCGCTCGCGGAGCTTGCCCGGGTGATCATGGCCAGCACGAGACCCGGGGCCGGATAA
- the proB gene encoding glutamate 5-kinase has protein sequence MDDTDWREQRRRVMAEARRVVVKVGSAVLAGQGGVDQAVVADLARQVAALSGEGRDVLMVSSGAVAAGRGVISSHYNPSLVPHRQAASAIGQSRLIHAYDQEFARHGRTAAQVLLTRDDLESRERYLNLRNTLRTLFDFGVIPILNENDSVAVQELVYGDNDCLAGLLVGVIGADLFVNLTSARGVFAHNPEEAPDAPPMACIPDIGALDIGAMCGQKTLLGTGGMHSKLLSAKRVAQLCTPTLILCGREPGAMVRAFAGEEIGTWVAPEKKAISRRKYWLAYNLDPKGDIVIDAGAARALREGGKSLLPAGIVDVSGDFGVGAPVRIVLADGEAVGVGLSNYGAADLLKIMGLRSNRIAQVLGQASYPEAVHRDNMVLGAAI, from the coding sequence ATGGACGATACGGATTGGCGGGAGCAACGCCGCCGGGTGATGGCCGAGGCCCGGCGGGTGGTGGTCAAGGTGGGCAGCGCGGTGCTGGCCGGGCAAGGCGGGGTGGATCAGGCCGTGGTGGCCGATCTGGCCCGGCAGGTGGCCGCGCTTTCGGGCGAGGGCCGCGACGTGCTCATGGTTTCAAGCGGCGCGGTGGCCGCCGGGCGCGGGGTCATCAGCTCCCACTACAATCCCTCCCTGGTGCCGCACCGCCAGGCGGCCTCGGCCATCGGGCAAAGCCGCCTGATCCACGCCTATGACCAGGAATTCGCCCGCCACGGCCGCACGGCGGCCCAGGTGCTCCTCACCCGCGACGACCTGGAGTCGCGCGAACGCTACCTCAACCTGCGCAACACCCTGCGCACCCTGTTCGATTTCGGGGTCATTCCCATCTTAAACGAGAACGATTCCGTGGCCGTGCAGGAACTGGTCTACGGCGACAACGACTGCCTGGCCGGCCTGTTGGTGGGGGTGATCGGGGCGGATCTCTTCGTGAACCTGACCTCGGCCCGGGGGGTGTTCGCGCACAATCCCGAGGAGGCCCCGGACGCCCCGCCCATGGCCTGCATCCCGGACATCGGCGCCCTGGATATCGGGGCCATGTGCGGCCAAAAGACCCTGCTCGGCACCGGCGGCATGCATTCCAAGCTTCTTTCGGCCAAGCGCGTGGCTCAGTTGTGCACGCCGACCCTGATCCTGTGCGGCCGCGAACCCGGGGCCATGGTCCGGGCCTTTGCCGGGGAGGAGATCGGCACCTGGGTGGCCCCGGAGAAAAAGGCCATCTCCCGGCGCAAATACTGGCTGGCCTACAATCTGGACCCCAAGGGCGACATCGTCATCGACGCGGGCGCGGCCCGGGCCTTGCGCGAAGGCGGCAAGAGCCTGCTTCCGGCCGGGATCGTGGACGTGAGCGGGGATTTCGGGGTGGGCGCGCCGGTGCGCATCGTCCTGGCCGACGGCGAGGCCGTGGGGGTGGGGCTGTCCAACTACGGCGCGGCGGATCTTTTGAAGATCATGGGCCTGCGCAGCAACCGCATCGCCCAGGTGCTGGGGCAGGCCTCCTATCCCGAGGCCGTGCACCGCGACAACATGGTGCTCGGGGCGGCCATCTAA